The DNA sequence CTGGCAGAGTTCAGTAACGGAAATCTGCCGATGTTAGAATTTTTTCCGTTAATGGACTTGTAGCCCCATCAACTTGGGATATGCAGTTAGTGCATTTCTTAAGAGGCTTTGTTCTGACTTCTGTCACAGGTTCCTAATGTGAGAAGGTAGGCCCAGATCATGGAGGTGCTTCAGTGCGATGGCTGTGACTTCAGAGTCCCGTCTTATGAAGATCTCAAGGCGCACATTCAGGATGTCCACACGGCATTTCTGCAGCCAACTGATGTTGCTGAAGACAATGCTAACGAGCCACGATCCGGGTCCATGAATGCCAGTAATCAGACAGAGGTGGAGTATTCCTCTATAAAGGACGAATTTGCGATCGCAGAGGATTTATCAGGTAAATCTTGAAGAATCTCGGCGTATCCAATCTATTTCATGGTGCTCGTCTACCTTTAGCCTGTAGCCATGGTTCTTGATATGTGTGGCTTTGTCAAAGTTTATTGCTCCTTGGGAGCCATTTTTGTGGTCTGGGCATCATGTTTCTCTTCTGGAGCATCCTAGGTTATTGCCCTTTCAGCTTCTTTATGTTTCTCAGTTCCCTTTCGATTTGGAGGACAAGAGAGTGTCTGGTAAAATTCTAGAATGAATATCGCAGCGTGTGGAACTTGTGTTTTTATAGCTATAGGGAACATTAATGGCCATGAGGTGAGTATTGCTCCTGAAGCCAAACGCTGTATCTTCACCTGCGAGAAGCAATATGTCTAGTTCATCAGTGCTTCGTTAATACTCTTCAGGGTCTCATCTCGAGACGTTAGGCCTTTTGAATGTGATGTTTATTAATGAAgaataactgaaaagaaaaattgatttgCATGATGGAATTTCTTAATTCTCTTTCGTTTGCTTTTCTGTTCTCATTTaccttctgctttctctctagGTCAAAATGCAACCGCATTGGGGACCGGAAGCTACTATGGCCACAGTCCAGGATATTACGGTCAGCATATTGCCCCTAATCCCAAACCAACAAACAAGTTTTTTCAATGCAAGTTCTGCGTCCGCTACTTCAGGTCAAAAAACCTCCTCATCGAACACACAAGGAAGGTCCACGGAGCTCAAGCTGAAGGGAGTTCGGCGGGACCCCCTGTTCCCGGATCCTTAAATTATAATATCATGATGCACGAGGGATTTGGAAAGGTCTTCTCTTGCCAGTTTTGCACATACAAGTCACCGAGGAGGGCAAGAATCATTAAGCATCAGAAAATGTATCACAAAAACAACTTGAAGGAGACCAcggctcccctccctgcccctgctccaaTGCCAGACCCCGTGGTCCCACCCGTGTCTCTGCAGGACCCCTGCAAAGAACTGCCAGCAGAGGTCGTGGAGCGCAGCATCTTGGAGTCTATGGTCAAGCCTTTGACCAAGTCTCGAGGCAACTTTTGCTGTGAGTGGTGCAGCTACCAGACCCCCCGCCGGGAACGCTGGTGCGACCACATGATGAAGAAGCATCGCAGTATGGTCAAGATCCTTTCCAGCCTCAGACAGCAGCAAGAAGGGACGAACCTCCCCGAAGTGCAGAACAAAAGCGCCCCCAGCCCCACTTCCAATTCCACCTATCTGTCCATGAATGCTGCCAGCCGGGAGATGCCCAGCGCTAACGTCTCCAACTTCCGCGGCTCCATCAGTAACTCCATCATGAGACCCAATTCCTCGTCCGCTTCCAAGTTTTCACCTGTGTCTTACCCGCAGATGAAGCCGAAGTCCCCTCACAACTCTGGCCTGGTTAACTTGGCGGAGAGATCGCGTTACGGGATGGCTGACATGACCAACTCCTCTGCCGACCTGGAAACTAACAGCATGCTGAATGACTCCAGTTCTGATGAGGAGTTGAACGAAATAGACAGCGAGAATGGCTTAAATGCCATGGATCACCAGACTTCCGGCATGTCTGCGGAGCAGCTGATGGGCTCAGATGGCAACAAATTGTTGGAGACCAAGGGGATTCCCTTCCGAAGGTTCATGAATAGGTTCCAGTGCCCCTTTTGTCCTTTCCTCACTATGCATCGACGCAGCATCTCCCGTCACATAGAAAACATCCACTTGTCCGGAAAGACTGCCGTCTATAAATGTGACGAGTGTCCGTTTACTTGCAAGAGCTCATTAAAACTCGGCGCTCACAAACAGTGTCACACGGGTACAGCGTCAGATTGGGATGCCGTGAATTCCCAGAGTGAGAGCATTTCTTCTTCGCTGAATGAAGGTGTGGTGTCTTACGAGAGCTCGAGCATCAACGGGAGGAAGTCAGGAGTCCTGCTGGATCCCTTGCAGCAGCAAcagccaccgccgccgccgccgccgccaccaccgcCTCCGTCCCAGCCGCAGCCACCGCAGCTACAGCCGCCGCACCAGGTACCGGCGCAGCCGCAGCCCCAGCCCGCACCGACGCAGCAGCCGCAGCCTCCTGTGCCAGCCCCGCCCCTGCACCCTTACAAGTGCACCATGTGTAGTTACTCCACCACGACTCTGAAAGGGCTGCGAGTCCACCAGCAGCACAAACACTCGTTCTGCGACAACTTGCCAAAATTCGAGGGGCAGCCCTCAAGCCTGCCACTGGAAAGCGAGACAGACAGCCACCCCTCTTCCAGCAACACTGTGAAGAAAAGCCAGACCTCAATTCTTGGGTTGTCCTCCAAGAACAATTTTGTAGCTAAGGCCTCCCGGAAGCTCGCCAATGACTTTCCCCTCGATTTATCGCCCGTGAAGAAGAGAACTAGGATTGACGAGATAGCCAGCAACCTGCAGAGCAAAATTAACCAAACGAAGCAGCAGGAGGACGCGGTGATCAATGTGGAGGACGACGAGGAGGAAGAGGACGACAACGAAGTGGAGATAGAGGTGGAGTTGGACAGGGAGGAAGAGCCGACGGAGCCCGTCATGGAGGTGGCCACTTCCTTTTCGGCCCAGCAGATCTGGGCGAGAGATGCCGGGGAGCCCCAGAAGGAGCCCAACTTCAGAAGCGTCACCCACGATTACAACGCCACCAACGGCGCGGAGATTGAGCTCACCCTGTCTGAAGACGAAGAGGATTATTACGGCTCCTCAACAAACATGAAAGATCACCAGGTCGCCAACACCGCTCTGCTGAACACCCAGACTCCTATCTACGGAACCGAGCACAATAGCGAGAACACAGACTTTGGTGACTCCGGAAGGCTTTACTATTGCAAACACTGTGACTTTAACAACAAATCTGCCCGGAGCGTCAGCACCCACTACCAACGAATGCACCCGTACATTAAATTCAGCTTTAGGTACATCTTGGACCCCAACGATCACAGTGCAGTGTACAGGTGCCTGGAATGCTACATCGATTACACCAACTTCGAAGACCTGCAGCAGCACTACGGCGAACACCACCCAGAAGCCATGAATGTACTCAACTTCGACCATTCGGACCTGATCTACCGGTGTCGGTTTTGTTCCTACACGAGCCCGAATGTCCGAAGCCTGATGCCACATTACCAAAGAATGCATCCCACGGTGAAGATTAACAACGCGATGATATTTTCCAGCTACGTCGTGGAGCAGCAGGAAGGGCTGAGTACGGAATCCCAGACGCTGAGGGAGATTCTGAATTCGGCCCCCAAGAGCATGGCGACGTCCACTCCCGTGGCTCGCGGTGGCGGTCTGCCAGCTACATTTAATAAAAGCACTCCTTCAAAGACCTTTACTCCAGAATGTGAAAATCAGAAGGACCCCTCAGTTAACACTGTTGTCGTTTACGATTGTGACGTTTGCTCGTTCGCAAGCCCCAACATGCATTCTGTCTTGGTTCATTATCAGAAGAAACACCCTGAAGAAAAGGCTTCCTACTTTAGGATCCAGAAAACCATGCGAATGGTGTCTGTGGACAGGGGCTCTGCCCTTTCTCAATTATCATTTGAGGTGGGTGCTCCAATGTCTCCCAAAATGTCCAACAtgggttccccaccccccccacaacccccgcCACCAGACCTCAGTACTGAGCTTTACTACTGCAAACACTGTTCCTACAGCAATCGGTCAGTTGTGGGAGTGCTTGTCCACTACCAGAAAAGACACCCAGAAATAAAGGTTACTGCCAAATATATCAGACAGGCTCCTCCCACAGCTTCAATGATGAGAGGGTCCGAGGGGCCCCAAGGCTCCCCCCGGCCACCCGCCCCCATGCAACAGCTGAACCGAAGCAGCTCTGAGAGAGACGGCCCTCCTGTGGAGAATGAGATGTTCTTTTGCCAGCACTGTGATTACGGGAACCGGACGGTCAAAGGTGTACTCATTCACTATCAGAAGAAGCACCGAGACTTCAAGGCCAACGCGGACGTGATCCGGCAACACACGGCCACCATCCGCAGCCTCTGTGACCGCAACCAGAAGAAGCCTGCCAGCTGTGTGCTTGTCGCCCCCTCTGCCGTGGAGCGGGACAAAACCAAACTGCGAGCGCTCAAGTGTAGGCAGTGCTCGTATACCTCCCCCTACTTCTATGCACTGAGGAAGCATATCAAGAAAGACCACCCTGCCCTGAAGGCCACAGTCACGTCCATCATGCGGTGGGCATTTCTAGACGGCTCGATAGAAGCTGGCTACCACTGCGAGTGGTGCATCTACTCCCACACAGAGCCCAGCGGTTTGCTCCTACATTACCAGAGGAGGCATCCGGAGCACTATGTTGACTATACTTACATGGCTACCAAACTCTGGGCTGGGCCCGacccatcccctccctctctcaccatGCCCGCCGAAGCCAAAACGTACAGATGCCGAGACTGTGTTTTCGAGGCCATGTCCATCTGGGACATCACCAATCACTACCAAGCATTCCATCCCTGGGCCATGAACGGTGACGAGTCGGTGCTGCTGGATATCATCAAGGAGAAAGACGCCGTCGAGAATGTCATCCCTCCGTCCGAAGAGCTGGTGGGCCCCGTGAATTGTGACAACAGTATGCCCGCTCCGCTCCCCGAGCAGGACGCCGAATGCCCGGAGGACGCCCGGCTTTCCCCCGAGAAAAGCATCCAGCTGGCCTCCGCCAACCCCGCCATATCGTCCACCCCATACCAGTGCACCGTGTGCCAGTCCGAGTATAACAACCTGCACGGCCTCCTCACCCACTATGGGAAGAAGCACCCTGGCATGAAGGTGAAGGCTGCCGACTTCGCCCAGGACATCGACATCAACCCGGGCGCCGTCTACAAATGCAGGCATTGCCCGTACATCAACACCCGCATCCACGGCGTCCTGACCCATTACCAGAAGCGACACCCGGCCATCAAGGTGACCGCCGAGGACTTCGTGCACGACGTGGAGCAGTCCGCCGACATCGCCCAGAACGACGTGGAGGAGACGAGCAGGATCTTCAAGCAAGGCTACGGCGCCTACCGCTGCAAACTGTGTCCGTACACGCACGGCACCTTGGAGAAGCTCAAAATCCACTACGAGAAGTATCACAATCAGCCTGAATTTGATGTGTTTTCCCAGTCGCCCCCGAAGCTGCCAGTCTCCCTCGAGCCCGAGATGACCACTGAGGTGAGCCCCTCCCAGGTGTCCGTCACcgaggaggaggtgggagaggagccCGTGTCCACGTCTCACTTCTCTACCTCGCACCTGGTCTCCCACACGGTGTTCCGCTGTCAGCTGTGCAAGTACTTCTGCTCCACGAGGAAGGGCATCGCCAGGCACTACCGCATCAAGCACAACAACGTGCGAGCCCAGCCCGAGGGCAAGAACAACCTCTTCAAGTGCGCCCTGTGCGCCTACACCAACCCCATCCGCAAAGGGCTGGCGGCCCACTACCAGAAGCGCCACGACATCGACGCCTATTACACGCACTGCCTGGCGGCCTCCAGGACCATCAGCGACAAGCCCAACAAGGTGATCATCCCGTCCCCGCCCAAGGACGACTCCCCGCAGCTCAGCGAGGAGCTCCGGCGGGCCGTGGAGAAGAAGAAGTGCTCCCTGTGCTCCTTCCAGTCCTTCAGCAAGAAGGGCATCGTGTCCCATTACATGAAGCGCCACCCGGGGGTGTTCCCCAAGAAGCAGCACGCCAGCAAGCTGGGCGGCTACTTCACCGCCGTCTACGCCGACGAGCACGAGAAGCCGCTGCTgatggaagaggaggagagaggcagctTCGAGAAAGCCGAGGTGGAGGGAGGCGAGGCCCAGGAGATCGAGTGGCTCCCGTTCCGCTGCGTCAAGTGCTTCAAGCTGTCTTTCAGCACGGCGGAGCTGCTGTGTATGCATTACACTGACCACCACAGTCGGGACCTGAAGAGGGACTTCGTCATTCTGGGCAGCGGCCCCCGCTTGCAGAGCCCCGCCTACCAGTGTAAGCACTGTGATAGCAAACTGCAAAGCACAGCGGAGCTGACCTCACACTTGAACATTCACAATGAGGAATTCCAGAAGCGTGCCAAACGTCAGGAGAGGAGGAAACAGCTTTTGAGCAAGCAGAAATATGCAGATGGTGCTTTTGCAGATTTCAAACAAGAGAGGGTAAGGATATGTTTTGATTTCCCTTCCCCCAGGAGGCCTCTCATCACTGGTGCCCACATGCACTTCTTCGTTGCCAGCCAGACTGCTACAGGCTTCCTAGTGACTTAGCTTGCCAGAGAGCTCAATAAGTCAATTAAACGTTTCGAGCCTGATTATCCCCCATTCTGTGCTCACCCTTCCCCACGGCctgttcccctccctgctcccccctcccgAGGCTCCCCAGGGGAGGGTCGGGGTGGtttctctgtatttccttctGCCAAGTAGCCTTATCTGAGGCCTAGTTACACGACAACGCTCGCTCTCTAAGGCAGCTGTGGGCCGTCTCTTGGTGTCACTAGCACCTCTCAGCCATGTTTTGGTCTGCAGTGTCGGCTACATGAACCTAACATCTCCAGGagtagatttttgtttgtttgtttgtcttggtCAAGAAGTTCACTAATGGCGTAGCTGTGCAACGTTTCACCTGCGTAGTTGAAATTGGTCTCAAAGGCAGATAACCTGGTGGCAGTGACGATGAGGCTTCTCCACAGAAATCTTCTCTACTCACAAGCTGTAACATATTTGGGTTCCGGAGACTTTGCATAGTAGGCAGTGTGCCACGACTCTGACGAATTCGTTATGTAAAAATACTCACATATTTCTCCCTTGGTTTTTAACCTGCTAATCCGCTTTGAAATAAAATCTGCTAGTACGCTACGAGAATAAATGCCGGCATTTGAGGGAGGGCTCGGAGTACTGATGGCTACCACTGTATTTTACCAGCCTTTTGGTCACTTAGAAGAGGTGCCAAAGATCAAGGAGAGGAAGGTGGTGGGCTACAAGTGTAAATTCTGTGTGGAAGTGCACCCGACGCTCCGAGCCATCTGCAATCATCTCCGGAAACACGTCCAGTACGGCAGCGTCCCGGCCGTGTCCGCCGCCGTGAAGGTGAGAACTGGGGCGGGGGGGTCTGGATGAGCGCTCTTGTGTGTGAGCCATTCGAGTTACTTATTAACCCCGTTGCTCAAAGCAGCTCAGGAAAGGGCGGCCCAGAATGTGGGCATTCCTGAGCTGTGCTTGGATCGGTCTGGCTTGTTTTGATTCTTTTGCAGGTTGGACCTTCTTCATCTTACGTGTCTCGACCTGGTCGCGTTTCGATCTGGTTCCCTTCCACGCGGATAGTTTGGTGGAAACAGAAGATCCGGGCCTCTCGGTACAGGAGGCTTTGGGTCGCCCTTCTGTTCTGCATTTAGTGCCATTAGGTGTTTGCTCTTCCAAGTTGCCCGAGCTCTTGAAAGGAATCAAGTGGGTCCTGTTCCCATCATCTTCTGCTCCTCCCACTGCGTGACTTCTTAACTGTTCTCATCTGGCTGACGGTGCAGAGAGCCCAGGAGAATCCTTTACTTCTTACCCTGGGTCCTCTGAGGAGCGTAAGAAACGTGAAGTCTAAAACCAAAAGCCCCCCAGTCACAGCAGGCCCCGAGAACCCCTTGACCCGATTTGTCTCCTTCGTTCCCTTTCCCGGTTTGTCGCTGACCagtgcctcccctgctccccctgacCTTCACGAGGCCGCCCGTTTTGAACGTCGTACTCCTAAATAGCAGCCCCCGTTTCGGGAGCCATGCCGCCACCCCTGCCTTCCGGGACGTGGCGAAGCGCGTATTTTTGAGCAGAGAAGTTAGTGAATTCAGgactctgctctttctctctagatACGTGAAATCTGCCCTTCTTGATCTTGTGTCCTATTTTGCCCACGTAGCATGGACGTATAAAGTCTCTGCTTTTCTTCACTGAAGACTGAAGCCCGCTGGCTGTCCGCAGAACGGTGGCGCCCAGGGGCGACGGCGGCCCGCTTCTTCCACGCCACCTCGGTGTGTTCCAGGCTTGTTTCCTGGACTCACTcgagggagacagagcagctcTTCGTGTGTAATCAGTAACCCACGGAGTCACCTCCAAACATGAGTGACTTCGAACCAGGCTGCTCCTTAATTTTTTCGGCGGATCAGACAGCAGCCTTCAGTCAGTGGGTGAAGTCACCCTCcgcggggtgggggtgagcaCGGATGGCGAGGGGCAGGATCCTGCCCCTTTCCTTCACTTCCAAGGGGGGCCCACGGCTCCTAGATGCCCAGACTgctctgcttttttccccctcctttcttccttcctttcttttctctgagccATCACCCTAACCCTGCCTTCTGTCGGTTCGAGTGGGATTGCTGTGTGTTCTTTTTAAGATGGGAGATAAGCGAGTGAACTGTCTCCACAGTTGGGAGAACCCCTCTCTCATGCTTCCCAGGCAGTAGCAGCCGTGTCCTCAGGTCACCAGCACTGCATGAAGAGTGGCAGTCGGGTTTGCCCTCCCTCTAGGGGGagctggagaggcaggggaggaagcTTTACCAGGAAGTCCTGAGGAGTTTGGGAGaatgaagggagaggaggagagctgGAGACGATGATGctggatatttattttgttggtggggcatgtgtgtgtgtgtggttctcttAGCAGGAGGCCGAAGACCCCTCCCACTTGTTCCTGGATGGATTGGAAGCAGCCAAAGATGCCACTGGCGCCCTGGTGGACCGGGTGGATGGTGAACACTGCTTGCTTGATGGAATGTTGGAGGATGAAACCCGGCCGGGGGGATACCATTGTAGTCAATGTGACAGAGTCCTGATGTCCATGCAGGGGCTGCGTTCTCATGAGaggagccatctggccctggccATGTTTACCCGCGAGGACAAGTACAGCTGCCAGTATTGCTCCTTTGTTTCCGCTTTCAGGCACAAGTAAGTGCTATCGAGTGGTCGCAAGCGGGTGACGGGGAGGAGATGCCGTAGCGGTCAGCTAGTGCTCGGCTAAGCTAGAGCAGGAGAGGCTTGGAGGAGTCAGAAAGCCCCGCTCAAGGTTTGTGCCTGCTGTGTTGTTGGTTACGTTCCCTTGAGCCTCAGTCACCTCGTCTGTCAAATGGGACCAAGAATAGGAGGTTACCTAACATTAACTACGCCTGGTAAAtacaggcatttttttaaatgagtattttgGAGGCACTGCTATGATTTACAAGAGGGAAGACCAGAAAGCAGACAAATGTCCTGGTGTATCTGTCAGACATTCACCCAGAAACGAATCATCAGTTGAGGAAATAAAGTTCCATTTGGGAAACTGAGTGGCCTAAGGAGGTAAAATTAGGACTGTCGACCCACATGACCAAAGGATCATTGCTTGATCTTGAAAAAGATCTTGAAAAGTAAAGAAGTTACTGATGCCAAAGGGATGCTTGAAGGACAGGGCCAGTGAGGAGAAGGAGCTGCCCGAGGCCCATCACAGCTTTGGAATTGTAGATTTGGGGTGTTGTGTAAGGCTTTCGGGGGTGATGGGAAAAGCGATGGTTCTGAGAAGAAGCCACCGTTTGTTGCCTTTGTCTTTGAACTGTGTAAGAGAGGTACACGTGCAACAATGTGTCCCACCGTCTTGGATGGCGGTGACCGATTGCGAGACTGACCTGCTGTTTATTTTTAcgataattaaaataaatgttgggCTGTTTGCTTCTCAAAAAGATAAAGTGCAGTTAGTTGttgaaagggaggaggaggcgATGCTTTtacagagggaggaggggttACAGACTCTTTATTCTACGGAGCCTCATGGTTCATCTGTGTCATCAGAGCCACTGTGTACTTCTCACGAGTTCAAGGAGTATTTATTCAGCAGCACCTAGCCTGCTTTCTGACACCCCGTAGAATCTCAACAAATCGTAGCGCATACACGGATCCGCCCTGTGCTAAGCAATGTGCTGGGGGCGTTGGGAGGGTGGATATAAAGGGGAATACAAAAGATGAAGAGACCATGGTCAGTGCGCTAAGGGAATTTAGGGTCTAGTTGAGTTATAAATCAAGCCAGCGAGCTCACAAATGACTCAGCAAAATAAGAcacatatctttcaaaaatacagcAATAAAATGCTATGAAGCTTCAAAGAAGGGAAGCGATCCACCCACTGTGGAAGAATCGGGAAGGTTTTACGGAGTAGGGAGCATTTGAGTCGAGTCTTAAAGTAGGAAGACAGGACCTGACGAGTTCGGAAGGGATGTGCAACCTGGAGGAAGGGATGAGAGCATAAGGCTGTGGAGCAGAGTGTGAGGCTCGTGGGGGCCCAGCTGGCGGTCCAATGTCACTAATCTGTAAGCTCTAGGTAAAAGAATAATGGAAGATAAAGTTTGAATACTTGAGTAGAGACCATATTTGGAGTCTTCGAATGTGGAAATAATACTTTGTCATTTATAGTACTGGCAAAAGGAAGTCTCTGAAAGAAGTCataattgctaacatttactgagccttCCTGTGTGTCAGGCAGCACGCTAAGTGCCTTCAGGTATTATCTCACTTTATTCTTAAATCAGCCCAGCGAGGTGTCGTCCCATGACCGTCTCCATTTTGTGGGTAAGAAAAGTGAGGAGGTTTATGTAACTTGCCAAGGCCACACGGTTTATAAGCATTAGCTGGGGTTTGATCCCAACCAGCCTGACTCCATAGCTCATGCTCTTGAGTTGAAAAAAAGACGGGAGAGAGCAATTAGAAGGCAGTCGTAGTAGCTGATCCAAGAAGTTCGGATGGGACTTTGGGAATGGTTAAAGGAAGTCGGATCTTCATGACTTGGACAAATTGCCTTCATGCAGGGAGTGAGGGATGAGAGGCAAAGTAAAGTACAGAGGGCACCTAGGGGTTCAGTCTGGTTGACTGAGAACGGTCGTGTCCTCTATAGAAGCAAGGAAATGAGGAAGAGCGTTAGTTTCGGAGGAGAAAAACCGATGGCTTTGTTTAGGGCTAGTTGAGTTTAAGGAAGCTAAAGGACACCCAGAGGGAGAGGTCCGGAGGCGATTGAAAGTGCTGCTCTGGAGCTCAGGAGACCATTATGTATTTAAATGGTAAGCAGCACCGATCCCATGTGAGTCATTTAGAAGGGAACCTAGTTCTCTGGGGCACTGGTACAAATTAGAACTTCTTCCCACACCTTGTTTggtagatttattattttttttagcaatcaTTATGAAATACTGGGAGTTCACTATAATTAAATAACTTCTTTATAAGTTGCTCTGGAAGACTGAGGTACAGTGAACATGGTTTTGTTTATCAGAAGGGATGACTGGGCCTTTGGATCACATGACTTTCTTCAAACACACCTGCACTTTGCCTCCATATTTACAAAGGCGCTGGAAACATGACAGTCCGTTGCAAGTAGCTCAAGTACTTTGacacttcccttcccctcttgagTGTTCTCCAGGGATGTAGGACTGCGGTTTAAAAAGAAAGtcctttttaaatgcaaaatttctctaactcctttttttttttttggaaataagttAAAGGACTATTTGATAGGTACTCCTCACTGACTTGGCAGAAAACTTGAATTCTCCGTATTTTACCTTTTGTCTTCGGATGCCCTCTTCCAATTCTACATGCTTctagag is a window from the Felis catus isolate Fca126 chromosome D4, F.catus_Fca126_mat1.0, whole genome shotgun sequence genome containing:
- the ZNF462 gene encoding zinc finger protein 462 isoform X4, which translates into the protein MEVLQCDGCDFRVPSYEDLKAHIQDVHTAFLQPTDVAEDNANEPRSGSMNASNQTEVEYSSIKDEFAIAEDLSGQNATALGTGSYYGHSPGYYGQHIAPNPKPTNKFFQCKFCVRYFRSKNLLIEHTRKVHGAQAEGSSAGPPVPGSLNYNIMMHEGFGKVFSCQFCTYKSPRRARIIKHQKMYHKNNLKETTAPLPAPAPMPDPVVPPVSLQDPCKELPAEVVERSILESMVKPLTKSRGNFCCEWCSYQTPRRERWCDHMMKKHRSMVKILSSLRQQQEGTNLPEVQNKSAPSPTSNSTYLSMNAASREMPSANVSNFRGSISNSIMRPNSSSASKFSPVSYPQMKPKSPHNSGLVNLAERSRYGMADMTNSSADLETNSMLNDSSSDEELNEIDSENGLNAMDHQTSGMSAEQLMGSDGNKLLETKGIPFRRFMNRFQCPFCPFLTMHRRSISRHIENIHLSGKTAVYKCDECPFTCKSSLKLGAHKQCHTGTASDWDAVNSQSESISSSLNEGVVSYESSSINGRKSGVLLDPLQQQQPPPPPPPPPPPPSQPQPPQLQPPHQVPAQPQPQPAPTQQPQPPVPAPPLHPYKCTMCSYSTTTLKGLRVHQQHKHSFCDNLPKFEGQPSSLPLESETDSHPSSSNTVKKSQTSILGLSSKNNFVAKASRKLANDFPLDLSPVKKRTRIDEIASNLQSKINQTKQQEDAVINVEDDEEEEDDNEVEIEVELDREEEPTEPVMEVATSFSAQQIWARDAGEPQKEPNFRSVTHDYNATNGAEIELTLSEDEEDYYGSSTNMKDHQVANTALLNTQTPIYGTEHNSENTDFGDSGRLYYCKHCDFNNKSARSVSTHYQRMHPYIKFSFRYILDPNDHSAVYRCLECYIDYTNFEDLQQHYGEHHPEAMNVLNFDHSDLIYRCRFCSYTSPNVRSLMPHYQRMHPTVKINNAMIFSSYVVEQQEGLSTESQTLREILNSAPKSMATSTPVARGGGLPATFNKSTPSKTFTPECENQKDPSVNTVVVYDCDVCSFASPNMHSVLVHYQKKHPEEKASYFRIQKTMRMVSVDRGSALSQLSFEVGAPMSPKMSNMGSPPPPQPPPPDLSTELYYCKHCSYSNRSVVGVLVHYQKRHPEIKVTAKYIRQAPPTASMMRGSEGPQGSPRPPAPMQQLNRSSSERDGPPVENEMFFCQHCDYGNRTVKGVLIHYQKKHRDFKANADVIRQHTATIRSLCDRNQKKPASCVLVAPSAVERDKTKLRALKCRQCSYTSPYFYALRKHIKKDHPALKATVTSIMRWAFLDGSIEAGYHCEWCIYSHTEPSGLLLHYQRRHPEHYVDYTYMATKLWAGPDPSPPSLTMPAEAKTYRCRDCVFEAMSIWDITNHYQAFHPWAMNGDESVLLDIIKEKDAVENVIPPSEELVGPVNCDNSMPAPLPEQDAECPEDARLSPEKSIQLASANPAISSTPYQCTVCQSEYNNLHGLLTHYGKKHPGMKVKAADFAQDIDINPGAVYKCRHCPYINTRIHGVLTHYQKRHPAIKVTAEDFVHDVEQSADIAQNDVEETSRIFKQGYGAYRCKLCPYTHGTLEKLKIHYEKYHNQPEFDVFSQSPPKLPVSLEPEMTTEVSPSQVSVTEEEVGEEPVSTSHFSTSHLVSHTVFRCQLCKYFCSTRKGIARHYRIKHNNVRAQPEGKNNLFKCALCAYTNPIRKGLAAHYQKRHDIDAYYTHCLAASRTISDKPNKVIIPSPPKDDSPQLSEELRRAVEKKKCSLCSFQSFSKKGIVSHYMKRHPGVFPKKQHASKLGGYFTAVYADEHEKPLLMEEEERGSFEKAEVEGGEAQEIEWLPFRCVKCFKLSFSTAELLCMHYTDHHSRDLKRDFVILGSGPRLQSPAYQCKHCDSKLQSTAELTSHLNIHNEEFQKRAKRQERRKQLLSKQKYADGAFADFKQERPFGHLEEVPKIKERKVVGYKCKFCVEVHPTLRAICNHLRKHVQYGSVPAVSAAVKVGPSSSYVSRPGRVSIWFPSTRIVWWKQKIRASRRRPKTPPTCSWMDWKQPKMPLAPWWTGWMGLRSHERSHLALAMFTREDKYSCQYCSFVSAFRHNLDRHMQTHHGHHKPFRCKLCSFKSSYNSRLKTHILKAHAGEHAYKCSWCSFSTMTISQLKEHSLKVHGKALTLPRPRIVSLLSSHAHHSSQKATPAEEVEDSNEERVVPIEVCRSKLSKYLQGVVFRCDKCTFTCSSDESLQQHIEKHNELKPYKCQLCYYETKHTEELDSHLRDEHKVSRNFELVGRVNLDQLEQMKEKMESSSSDDEDKEEEMNSKADDRDLMRFADHGAAINTEKRFPCEFCGRAFSQGSEWERHVLRHGMALNDTKQVSREEIHLKESVEDSIKMPSIEEKEDDEAIGIDFSLKSETVAICVVAADKSLLENAEAKKE